The stretch of DNA GGCGACACGTCCTATTCGCAAACTGGTCGGTTGCCCCCGAAGTCGTCGCAGCACACCTCCCCGACTCGCTTTCGGTGGACACGTTCGACGGACAGGCGTGGCTCTCTGCGGTTCCGTTTACGAACGTCGCGGTGCGCCCGGCCGGTGGGCCAAAACGAATGGGCTTTCGACTCCCAGAACTCAACTTGCGCACCTACGTCACCCACGACGGCGAGCCGGGCGTCTATTTCTTCAGCCTCGACGCGCAGGGCGTCTTCGGTGTGGTCGGAGCGCGCCTCTTTCACCACCTGCCCTACTACTACGCCCGGATTTCCCTCACTTCCGAAGCCGACCGCATCAAGTTCTCGAGTCGGCGCGTCCACCCGGGCGCGCGGCCGGTTCGCTTTCACGCGACCTATGGCCCGACCGGCGAGCAGTTCCGCGCTGACCCGGATTCGCTCGAAGCCTTCCTCACAGAACGCTATCGATACTACACGGAAGCCCTGAGCGGGGAACTTCGCTACGCGGCGGTGAGCCACGAACCGTGGTCACTCACCGAAGCGAGCGTCGAGTGGGGTGAAAACGGGTTGTTTCGGGCGAACGGGTTTGCCGACCCGGCGAGCGACCCGGTGTATCTCTACAGTCCTGGCGTGGACACTGTCGCCTCGGGAAGCGAGCGACTGGAGTGATTGGAACCGCGACGGGGTGCCAAACAGTGACGCGATTCCCACTGCCTGAGACTCGATAGAGCCGCTATACTCTGTCAACTCGAATTATCAGACATGAACCAGCAATCGACACAACATCTGGCTGGTGCGGGCATCGGCCTCGGTGCGGGGTTCGGGGGGTTCGTCGGCACGCTCGTTGCGCTCCTCACAGACGTGGAGGTCTCCATCGGCCTCACCTACGGGGCGGGTACCGGGGTGCTCATCGGGTTGCTCACCGGTTCGTTCATCGTCCGAGACCGCCTCCGAGGCGAGCAGACCAACGGCGTCGTGAGTGGTGTGCAAGTCGGCATTCCCGTGGGTGCCAGCGTCGGCCTCCTCACCGCGTGGAGTCTCGACGCAAACCTCGCAGCCGGGCTCGTCTTCGGGGTGGTGGCGGGATTTGTCATCGGCTTCGTCCTCGGACCCATCCTCGCACGGTTGCCAGCGCGCGAAGACGTAGAACAACCCACCACCCAGTGAGGTTGAATGAGTCGCTCCGCGAGGGCACCGAGTAACTCACGTTATCTAGGCAAACTACAATCTACGAGAAGCGTGTAACGTGTCCCAATGACGACAGCAACAACTTCGCGGTGGGCGCGCCGGTACGTCGTCTTGAGCGCCATATTCCTCGTCGGGTGGCAGGTCAGCGTGCTTTGGGGAGTCCCCCGACACACAGAGGTGCTCCTTGGTGTCTTCGGATTCGCCCTCCACATGCTGTTCGGAAAGGCGTACTCGCTGGTTCCGTCGTACTTCAACCGCCAGTTAGCAGTTCGGTGGGCCCCGGGTAGCCAGTTTTCGCTCACCGTCACCGGAACCGGCAGTCTCATACTCGCGTCACTCGGTGTCGGTCCCAAGTGGCTCGCGGCCCTCGGCGCGTTCCTCTGGCTGGGTGGCGTCGCACTCTTTTTGAGCGCGCTTCTCTGGACGGTTCGAGGTAATCTAACAGGGCGTGAAACCGCGACCGGGACGACGAATACCAGCCGTCGCCCTATCGACCGAATGGCCAACGGATTCGTGCCGGTCGCACTCGGGTATCTGGCCATCGGGTCGTACGAAACAGCGGCCCGATACTCCGTCCTCCCGACACTTCTTGATGGGTACTTCCCCCGCGTGACGCACCTGCTCGCCGCCGGAACGGCAGCCCTCCTCCTTTTCGCGCTGGGGTTTCGACTCTTGCCTCGGTTTTTCGTCGCGTCGCCCCCTCGGTGGCTCGTCGCCGTTGTCCTCCCTGCCGGTGCGCTCGGCCCGGCGCTACTCGCAACCCAGTTGGGTGGCGGGCGCTGGTTTCGGCTGGGGGCGGTCATAGAGAGCGTCGCCGTGATTGGCTTTGCACTCGCGGTTTGGACGCTTTTCGCGCGGTCTGACCGACGGCGCGTGGGCTTCTACGGCGTCCTCGCGGGTACCGCAGCCGGCGTCCTTGGCGTGCTGCTCGGGCTCTCGTTCGCCTTCGGACACCTAACCGCCGAACTCGTCACCGTACACCTTCGGGTGAACGTGCTCGGCTTTCTCGGCCTCTCGATTATCGGCGTCGCCTACCAGTTTTACCCGCCCGCCGTCGGACAGCTTCCTGGCGTCTCGAATCGGTCGGCGCTGTTCGCGATCGGTGCAATCGCAGGGGGGTTGGTCAGCCAACTCATCGGCGTCGCCGGGCACGTCCTCGCCGTGACAGTCGTGGGTGAGGGATTGACCGCGCTCGGCGCGTTGGTGTACGCGTACGTGCTTGGGGCGGTGTTCCACGCCCGCCCGAGCAAATGAAAACCGGGTGAAAGCAGGGACGTTAAGCTGTGAGCAGGTCGTGCACGCTCTCTTCGATGGAGTGTCTGACCTCCCAGCCAAGGCGCTCGTGGGCCCCAGAGGTATCGACCGTGAACGAATCGACGAGTGTCTCAGTTCGCGGATTGTCGAGCAGCTTGATGTCGAGGTCGGTGCCGAGCAGGGAGGCGGCGTGGTGTTGAACCAACTCTGCGACGTCCATCACGCTCGGGTCTTCGTCGCTCGCAATCTCGTACTTCTCGACGCCGGTTTCGCCCGCGTCGAGCCGGTCGACGAGGCGCTCTGCGCTGCGGACGTAGGCGTTGGCAACGTCTTTGACGTGGACGTAGTTTCGCGCTTGCGTGCCGGGTTTGTACACCGTCAAGTCCTCACCTGCGAGCGCGCGGTTGACGAAGAAGTTGATGACCGTATTCTTCGAGATGGTCTGCCCTTCGAGTTCGTGTTTGCCGTACACGTTCGAAATCATGAACAGGTGAGCCGGAAACGCACCCTCAGCCATCGTCTCGATTGCGCGCTCGCCAAGCAGTTTCGTCCGCCCGTACCAGTTGAGCGGGGCACGCGGCTGGTCTACGGTGATAGGGAACGTTTGGGGGTCGCCGAGGACGGCCATGCTGAACGGGAAGACGAGTGCCGCGCCGGTCTTCTTACAGAACCACGCGACGTTGTTCGTCCCTTGGACGTTCACCTCGTAGGCGAGGTCTGCGTTCTGGTCGCAGTCTTTGACGCCGCTCACGGCGGCGAGGTGGATGACCACGTCAGCGCCTTCGAGGGTTTCCTCTAAGCGGTCGCGCTGGCGGATGTCGAGGTGGGAGATGTCCACGTCGCCCACCGAGCGCACCTGCCCGAGATAGAAGTTGTCGAAGGCGACGAGTTCCCAGTCGGGGTGTTCCTCCTGTAGTTTCGAAATGACGCGACTGCCGATGTAGCCCGCGGCCCCCGTGATGGCGACGCGCGGCGTGTCCGTGCTCATGGTTGTCTGAAGTGGTCTGCGAGTTCGCGGACGCCCTCGCGGAGCGTCCATTCGGTCCTGAAGCCGGTGTTCGCCAGCCGGTCGAAGTTGACGTGATACGACGGGCCGGGGTGTTTGTCCTCTAAGTAGGTGATGTTGACCTCGCCTACCTCCTCGCTCACGACCTGCGCGATTTCTGCGATGCGGAAGTTCTGGTCGTTCGACCCAACGTTGTAGACGAATTCGTCCCAGTCGTCGGGGTTGAGCGCGGCGTGGGCGTAGGCGCGCGCGGCGTCTTTGACGTGGATGAACGGTCGCCAGTTGCTCCCGTCGCCGTAGACGGTCAGCGGGCGGCGCGTCAGCGCGCGAAAGACGAAGTGGTTGACGACGAGGTTGAAGCGCACGCCGGGGGCGTAGCCGTAGTTCGTACTCATGCGGAGTGCGACCCCTTGCATCCCCGACTCGTCGATGGTGTCGCGCAACAACTCCTCTGCGGCCTGTTTCGACTCGGCGTAGGGGTTGAGCGGGTCGGTCGGCGTGTCCTCGGTGAGGTCCATGCTCGTCGCCCGGCCGTAGTTGTTACACGACGAGGCGAAGACGACGTTTTCGACGTCGAGCTTGCGGGCGGCAGTGAGGACGTTTTTCGTCCCTTCAAGGTTCACGTCGAAGGTCTCCTCGCGGCGGTCGTGGGTGCTGTCTGCGCCCGTGATGGCGGCGAGGTGAATCACCGTCTGCACGTCGCGCATGGCACTTTCGACGTCGCCGTACTCGCGGACGTCGCCCCGGCGAAAGTCGATAGAATCGTCTAAGTTCGCCCCCATCAGGTTGCGCGGCGACCCGAGCGAGTAGTTGTCGAGGATGACGATGTTCTCGATTTCAGGGCTCTGCTGGAGCAGGGGGACGAGCGCGCTACCGATGTAGCCACACCCGCCGGTGACGAGCACGTTCATCGCTTAGTCCTCTAAGACGCTCGGAAGGAAGCGGTCTTCGTAGGCGGTGATGGTGTCCTCATAGCGTGCGAGCGTCGTGAGGATGTCGCGGGTGCCGCTCTCGAAGTCCTGGGCCTGCTCGCCGATGAGCGCCATGTACTTCTCGTTTGCAATCTCCATCTTGTGCGTCTCGTCTTCGTCGCGTGGGTTCTCGAAGTGCTTGACAGCGGCGTCGTAGTCGAACTCCTGGGCGACGTCGGAGATGGTGTTCGCCATCTCGACGATGCTGATGGCGCGGGTGACCTGGTTGTAGACGGTGAGGTCGTCGGGTCGGTCGTCTGGGTCTGCGAGGGCGAGTTGTGCGAGGCCCTCGACGGCGTCTTCTAAGCTGATGAACGGCTTTCGCTGTTCGCCCTTGCCGTACACCGTGAGCGGGTAGCCCGCGACAGCCTGTGCGGCAAAGCGGTGGGAAACGACGCCGAAGTAGTAGTCGAAGTCAAAGCGGGTCTTCAGGCGGCTGTCCTCGCGGGTTTCCTCAGTTTCCGTGCCGTAGGTGATGGCCGTACGCACGTCGGAAATCGGGATGCCGAACTGCTTGTTTGCGAGGCGAAGGTTCGCCGCGTCGTGGCTTTTCGTGAGGTGGTACCAGCTGCCGGCCATGGCGGGGAACGGCACTTCGTCGCGCTCGCCTTGGTTCTCCATCGTCGCGCCGCCTTCGGGAATCGGGAAGGTCGGTGCGCCGTAGACGCCCGTCGTCGTGGTCTCGATGAAGTGGGTGTCGGTCAGGCCGTGTTCCTCTAAGCCCCAGACGAGGTTGCGAGTGGCCTGCATGTTGTTGTGCTGGGTGTAGTTCGCGCGCTCGCCGTTGATTTGCGAGTAGGGCGCAGACGGCTGGGCCGCGGTGTGGACAATCGCGCGCGGCTCGTGGACGGTCAGGAGTTCATCGACGAACGACTTCTCGGTGAGGTCGCCTTCGATAAACGAGAGGTTCGAGAGGCCAAGGGACTCCTCTGCGGCCGCGAGGCGCTGGTCGATGCTCATGATGGGGACGGCGCTCGTCGCGCCGACCTCTTCGACCCAGCCGCGACGGGCGAAGTTGTCGACGAGAATTACGCGGTCGTCGGTGCGATCTGCGATGCGGAGGGCGGTTGGCCAGCCGATGTAGCCGTCGCCGCCAGTGACGAGAATGGACATTAGTTACTCTAGTTCTGAGTAACTAAGTTTTTCATTAAATACTTTCCCGTTACCGGCACAAGCACATGGTAACACATTACAGGGATGGTACCGTTTGTCTGACAATCATAAGATTAGAAACAATTATGCTTCTTGCGAGAGGCTATCAGCCATGAGCCCCGGTGCGCTGGAGGAGGCGGACGTACTGGAGTTTGGGCGAGCACTGACCCAGCTAAAACAAGCTGGAAGCATGGTTCTCGTGACCGGAAGTGTTCCTCAAGCAGCCTTTAGCGCCGTCTCGCGCCAGATGCTCGGGGATTCCACGCTACCACGACGACGGCTGTTCGTGCTTACAGACACCACCGCAGATGCCATCCGCGAGCGCGTGCCAGGAACTGCAGACCCACGCCAGATGCGTATCATCGAGCAGTGTTCGGTCACGCGAAGTGTCGCCACCGCGACGACGGGGAGTGACCAGACCGTTGAATACGTCTACGACGATGAGTTGCCAGCACTCATCGAGACCACGTTCGACGCCATCGCCGCACTCGAAGTGGGCGCTGCGCCCGCAGAGTTGCGCGTGTGTGTCGATTCGCTTACGTCGCTCATCGAGCACTATGGCGAACAACGTACCTTCACGGCGTTACACGCGCTGTGTTGGCGCGTTCGCCACGCGCGCGGGCTTGGCCACGCCCACTTACAAACCGATGCAGCGGACGTCGTCGCGCTTTTTGCCGAGCTGTTCGACGCTCATGTCGAACTTCGGGAACGAGCGGGCACGTTCCAACAACGATGGCATCTCCGCGACGATGATGTGACAACGGCGTGGCTGACATTCGAGGCGGTGGATAACCTACCATGACAACGCACAGTATCTCTAAGCTAGTAGATACATTTTTACCTTCATACAACAGTAAGGTAGCAACGACTGTCAGGTGTGGGAGAGCCGGACAATCACCGAGGTGAGCGCACACGTGTATATTACGTATCGAGAATTAGACGGGGGAACCGGGCTAGAGATCACTGATGCCATCGAACGGCGGCGGTATTCACTCCTCTCGAAAACGCCAGTCACACCGACGGGTATCGACACAGACGAGTTTGCATTTCCGATTGACGGCGCAGTCTCTATCCGCACCGAACGGCTTACCCTCCCAACCGTTGTGCCGGTGTACGTCCGCGACGCGGCTGGCGAAATGATAGCCGAAGCAGAACACTTCGCTGACGCAGTGCTGCCAGAAGGTGAGTACAGCCTCGAACTGTGCGCACCGATGAAGATCTACCTGCGTGCACGCGGGCCGCTCACCCTCGCAGGCGACGCACAGCAACTGCACATCGAGTTCGACGAACCGACCGAAGTGCTCGTCGGAGCGCGCTCACACCACAAGCACCCGGCTGGAACCGTCACGACGACCGAAGACCCGCGCGACTTGATGGCAGCCGTCTCGACGTTCGGCTCTGCGCTCAAAACCACGACGCCAGAGCGCTCATACCCCACGCTCAGAGGTCACCCGCCGCTGGTCGAACTCGGTGACGAACTCCACATCCCCGAGGATCTAGTGCACCCCGACACGGGCGTCACCATCGAGGTGCCCCCAGAGACGGGATACATCTTCTGTGCCGCGCCGCTGGTGTACTACCTCGGGGCCGACCTCGTCCCCGGCTTCGACGCCCGACTCGTCACCGAGGAGGGCTTTACGTTCCCGCTTGGCGACACGCCACGGGAGTTCGAAAACACGGTCGAAG from Haladaptatus sp. ZSTT2 encodes:
- a CDS encoding NAD-dependent epimerase/dehydratase family protein, translating into MNVLVTGGCGYIGSALVPLLQQSPEIENIVILDNYSLGSPRNLMGANLDDSIDFRRGDVREYGDVESAMRDVQTVIHLAAITGADSTHDRREETFDVNLEGTKNVLTAARKLDVENVVFASSCNNYGRATSMDLTEDTPTDPLNPYAESKQAAEELLRDTIDESGMQGVALRMSTNYGYAPGVRFNLVVNHFVFRALTRRPLTVYGDGSNWRPFIHVKDAARAYAHAALNPDDWDEFVYNVGSNDQNFRIAEIAQVVSEEVGEVNITYLEDKHPGPSYHVNFDRLANTGFRTEWTLREGVRELADHFRQP
- a CDS encoding NAD-dependent epimerase/dehydratase family protein is translated as MSTDTPRVAITGAAGYIGSRVISKLQEEHPDWELVAFDNFYLGQVRSVGDVDISHLDIRQRDRLEETLEGADVVIHLAAVSGVKDCDQNADLAYEVNVQGTNNVAWFCKKTGAALVFPFSMAVLGDPQTFPITVDQPRAPLNWYGRTKLLGERAIETMAEGAFPAHLFMISNVYGKHELEGQTISKNTVINFFVNRALAGEDLTVYKPGTQARNYVHVKDVANAYVRSAERLVDRLDAGETGVEKYEIASDEDPSVMDVAELVQHHAASLLGTDLDIKLLDNPRTETLVDSFTVDTSGAHERLGWEVRHSIEESVHDLLTA
- a CDS encoding NAD-dependent epimerase/dehydratase family protein, with protein sequence MSILVTGGDGYIGWPTALRIADRTDDRVILVDNFARRGWVEEVGATSAVPIMSIDQRLAAAEESLGLSNLSFIEGDLTEKSFVDELLTVHEPRAIVHTAAQPSAPYSQINGERANYTQHNNMQATRNLVWGLEEHGLTDTHFIETTTTGVYGAPTFPIPEGGATMENQGERDEVPFPAMAGSWYHLTKSHDAANLRLANKQFGIPISDVRTAITYGTETEETREDSRLKTRFDFDYYFGVVSHRFAAQAVAGYPLTVYGKGEQRKPFISLEDAVEGLAQLALADPDDRPDDLTVYNQVTRAISIVEMANTISDVAQEFDYDAAVKHFENPRDEDETHKMEIANEKYMALIGEQAQDFESGTRDILTTLARYEDTITAYEDRFLPSVLED
- a CDS encoding DUF7504 family protein; the protein is MSPGALEEADVLEFGRALTQLKQAGSMVLVTGSVPQAAFSAVSRQMLGDSTLPRRRLFVLTDTTADAIRERVPGTADPRQMRIIEQCSVTRSVATATTGSDQTVEYVYDDELPALIETTFDAIAALEVGAAPAELRVCVDSLTSLIEHYGEQRTFTALHALCWRVRHARGLGHAHLQTDAADVVALFAELFDAHVELRERAGTFQQRWHLRDDDVTTAWLTFEAVDNLP
- a CDS encoding YqjF family protein, coding for MSRFHNLLSFPVSMGWRHVLFANWSVAPEVVAAHLPDSLSVDTFDGQAWLSAVPFTNVAVRPAGGPKRMGFRLPELNLRTYVTHDGEPGVYFFSLDAQGVFGVVGARLFHHLPYYYARISLTSEADRIKFSSRRVHPGARPVRFHATYGPTGEQFRADPDSLEAFLTERYRYYTEALSGELRYAAVSHEPWSLTEASVEWGENGLFRANGFADPASDPVYLYSPGVDTVASGSERLE